In Geoalkalibacter sp., the DNA window GGCCTTGTACCCCATGGACTGCAGGCACATGGCCAGCAGGGCGATGGACACCTGCTCACCGGTCGACACCAGCACATCGTACTCGCGTTCGCTGGGGAACTCGCACATTTCGTTGGCCAGCGCCACCAGCTTGTTGGTTTCGCCGGCCATGGCCGAAACCACGACGATGACATCGTTACCCTCATCGTAGGTTCGGGCGACCCGCCGCGCGACGTTGCGAATGCGTTCGATGGTGCCGACCGAAGTCCCTCCGTACTTCTGTACCACCAAGGCCATAGCTGTCTTCTCCTCCGTTGTTGAAAACGGGGCGCATGCCCCGTGATGCCTGTCGTCGGATCAGCGGTCGCGCCTGCGCCCGGCTTTGTGCACCGCCAGGCCATGTACATCTTCCGCGGCTTCCATGAGCATTTCAGGCAGGGTGGGATGGGCGTGAATGGTTCGTCCCAGGGCCTGGGCCGTCATCCCCGCCTGCATGGCCGCCGCGGCCTCCGCCACAAGGGTCGAGGCTTCTTCACCGACGCAAGAGGCGCCGAGAATGCGGTCATCGTCGGCCGCCGCCAGAATCTTCACCAGGCCCTGCGTCTCGCCGTCGCACAGCGCCTTGCCCGAGGCCTGATAGGCGAAGCGACCAATTTTCACGGCGATGCCTTGTTCCTTGGCATCCTCCTCGGTGAGACCGACCTGACCGATCTCGGGCAGCGTGAAAATGGCGCTGGGCACCACGCGGTAATCGGCTTTGGCGTCACCGCCCATGGCATTGGTCACTGCGATGCCGGCCTGATAGGAGGCCACGTGAGCCAGTTGGATGATGTTGGTCACATCGCCGATGGCGAAGATTCCCGGCTGCGAGGTACGCATGCCTTCATCGACGAGAATCGCCCCCTTGTCGTCGCTGCGCACCCCCGCCTGTTCCAGACCCAGCCCGGCGCTGTTGGGAACACGCCCCACGGCGACCAGAACTTTTTCCACCTCAAGTTCTTCGCCGTCGGAGAGCCCGACGCGCACCAAGCCATCAGTCACCTTCAGACTCTCGACCGCCGTGGCGGCGCGCACACTGACGCCGGCTTCCTTGAAGGCTTTTTCCACCTCGCGCACGGCGTGGCGATCCGTGCGGGCAAGGAGTGTCGGCAATTGCTCAACGACCGTCACGCGAGTGCCGAAAGCGGCAAAAATACTGGCGAATTCACAGCCGATATACCCCCCGCCGATGACCAGCAGGCTCGCGGGAAGCTCTTTAATAGCAAGGATTTCGCGACTGGTCAAAACATTTTTCCCGTCTACGGGAAAGGCTTGGGGCCGCACCGAACGGCTACCGGTGGCGAGGATGATGTTTTTGGCGCGCAGGTGCGCCGTCACCTCGGGCCGACGGATGCGCAGACGACCCTCGCCCGCCAGGGACGCCTGTCCGCGATAGACATCGACGCCCTGCGCCCTGAGCAGTTGCTCGATGCCGCCCACCAGTTTCTGCACCACCTCGTCCTTGCGCGCCACGGCCTTGGCGAAATCAAAGCGCGGCGGATCGACCTGGATGCCGTGGGCTGCCGCCCCATGAATCCGGCGCAGCAGCAGCGCCGTGCTGTAAAGCGCCTTGGTGGGGATGCAACCGCGGTTGAGACAGGTGCCGCCCACCTGCCCGGCCTCGATGAGGCACACACACGCGCCCCGCTGAGCCGCGCGCAAGGCGGCGACGTAGCCCCCGGGCCCGGCGCCGACGACGGCGATATCATATTCGTTCATGATGCGTTCTCCCTGCGCCAGAGCGCGAGAAGGCGCTCCGCCAGATCCGCCTGGGAGGCGTCGCCGGGCTGCAACTCGATGCGCCGGCAATTCTCATCAAGGGTCGTCAAGCGGATTTTCAACCCCGCGCCCTGCTGCTCGCCGAAACGATCGGCCCACTCGACCACGGTGATGCCGTCGGCGTCCAGGTAGGAGGAAAAATCGAGATCCTCAAGATCCTCGGGGCGATTGAGTCGATAGAGATCGAAATGGTAAAGCGGCAGACGCCCGCGATACTGATTCATCAGCGTATAGCTGGGGCTGGTCACCGGTTCATCGGCCGCGACCCCGAGGCCCTGGGCAAGTCCCTGGGTCAGACAGGTCTTGCCCGCGCCAAGATCGCCGGCCAACCAGATGAGCAGGGGCTCACGCAGCAGCGACCCCAGCAATCGACCGAACGCACGGGTCTGTTCGGGGGAAGCGGAGATGATGTGTAAATCAACGGGCTTCATCGACCCATGGCTCGAATGATGTCGAGGCGCGCCACCACACCCACCACCTTGTCCTCCTGCACCACGGGAATCAGATGCGCCTTGTTCTCCGTCATGAGCAGGGCGATGTCCGGCACCGAGGTTTCCGGCGTGCAGCTCACCACTTCGGTGGTGCAGATTTCCGCCACCTTCTGAGCGGTGATCTTCTCGACCTCCGCCTTGAAATCCTTCTGGCTTTGCAGATAGATCACCCAATCGAAGATGGCGATCACCGTGGGAATGTGCAGGGGGCGATCCTGCGCCACCAGATCCGTCTCGGTGACGATGCCGAAGAGCTTTCCGCCTTCGGTCACCACGGGCATGGCGCTGATGTTCTTTTCCACGAAGAGCCGCGCCAGTTCCTCGACTCCCGTGTCGGGAGTCACGGAAATGACGTCGCGGGTCATGATATCCTTGGCTGTGAGCATGGCTGACTCCTTGAAAGCAGTTCGTGACGCGCGGCGGGCAATTCCCGCAGCAGGTCGGTTGCGGCCAGACCCGATGTCCCCAGGCGCCGGGCCAGACGGTCGGCGGCATGCCCATGGAGAAACACCGCCAGCGCCGCCGCGGCGGCAGCCTCCATTCCCTGGGCGAGAAAACCGCCGATCAGGCCGGTCAGAACATCGCCCATGCCGCCCGAGGCCATGCCTGGATTGCCGCTGGAATTGATGTAGACGCGCCCGTCGGGAGCCGCGGTCAGGGTGCGGGCCCCTTTGAGCACCAGCACCACGCCGAAGCGTTCCGCGAACTCGCGGGCGAAGGCCACCCGGTCGTGCTGAACGGCGGCGATGCTCACCCCGGCCAAGCGCGCCATTTCGCCGGGATGAGGCGTGAGCACCCGCGCCGCGGGCGCCGCCCCGGCGAGAACATCGAGATGCCCGGCCAAGGCGTTGAGTCCATCGGCATCGATGACCAGGGGCAAAGAGCAATCACGCACCAAACGGCGCACCAGCGCCTGGGTTTCCTCGGCCTGGCCGAGGCCGGGCCCCAAAGCCAGCGCCTGTTTGTCCCGCGCCACGGCCAGGATCGGCTCCAGAGCCTGCAGGCTCAGCGCACCGTCGACCTCGGGCAATGCGAGGGTCATGGGCTCCGTGACCTTGATTTCCAGAATATCATGGATGCCGGCCGGACAACCGAGGGTCACCAGGCCCGCCCCGGCGCGCACCGCGCCGTCGGCCGTCATGGCCGCCGCCCCCGATTTTCCGGGTGAACCGGCGATGACCAGCAAGTGCCCGAAGGTTCCCTTATGTCCCTCGACGGGCCGAGGGGGCAGCAGGGCGCGGGCCTCCTCGGCATCGACCCAGTAACAGGACGGCCTTACCTCCCGGATGAGCGCCGGCGCAATGCCGATGTCCACGGTTTCCAGGCGCCCGACGTAAGCGGCGCCGGGAAAAACCAGATGGCCGATCTTGGCCCGCGCGAAGGTCAGGGTCAGATCCGCCCGCGCGGCGCAGCCGAGCACCCGCCCGTTGTCGGCATCGATGCCCGAGGGGATATCCACCGCGACCACGGGCAGCCCCTGGGTGTTGAGCCAAGCCACGGCCTGGGCATAATGACCACCCACCTCGGCGGACAACCCGGTACCGAACAAGGCATCGACGATCAGCCGCTGATCGCGGCATGCGTCCAAGGCTGTATTCAGGGTCGCGGCGTCGGGCGCAAAGATGACGGATGCGTCGAGGCGCAGCAACACCTCCAGATGAAGACGCGCGTCGCCACCGACGGCGCCGCGTTCAGTCAGCACCAGGGTGCGTACCTGCCAGCCCTGCTCCAGAAGACAGCGCGCCATGACGAAGCCGTCTCCGCCGTTGTTGCCCTTGCCGGCCAGAACCAACGCCGGCCCCGGAAACAAATCGCCGTAACGCTCGATGAGCAATCGCGTCGCGCCGCGTCCGGCATTCTCCATCAGCACGGCGCCCGGCAGACCGATGTCATCGATGGTCCGGCGGTCGAGTTCGCGCATCTGCCCCGCGCTCAGCACCTTCATGACGCCTCCAGAAGCACCACGGCCTGGGCATAATCACCATCGTGGCTGTAGGAGAGATGAATCGCCGCGACGGCCCGCTCACGGCAAAGCTCATGGGCCTTGCCCGTCAGGCGCAGGGACGGTTTGCCCAGTTCATCGCGCACCACGTCCATGTCCTGCCAGGTGATGCCGCCGCGCAAGCCCAGCCCCAATGCCTTGAGAAAGGCCTCCTTGGCGGCAAAGCGTGCCGCCAGATGGGGCGCGGGATCTTTCTTGGCAAGGGCGTAGGCGCGCTCCTGCTCGGTAAAAATCCGCTCCAGCACCACCGCCTTATCCCCGGCAAGCAGGCGGCGAAAACGGCTGACCTGCGCCAAGTCGGTTCCGAGGCCGACCACCGCCACCCTCAGCAGCCCTCGATGAGGGTCACCATTTCCCGCACCGCCCGCTCCATGCCGACCAGCACGGCGCGCGACACGATGCTGTGACCGATGTTGAATTCCTCGATGCCGCCCAGGGCGACGACGGGGCGGACATTATGATAGTTGAGGCCGTGGCCGGCATGCACCGCCAACTCAAGCTGCTGCCCGATACGAACCGCCTGCTCGATCTTGACCAATTCGCCGGCCTGCTTCTGGGGGGATTTGGCTTCACAATAAAGACCCGTGTGAATTTCGATGGCGTCGGTGCCGGTTTTCCGCGCGGCGCCAATCTGCGCCAGATCCGGGTCGACAAACAGGCTGACGAAGATCCCCGCATCGCGCAGGCGTCCAACCACGGCGGTGAGCAAGGCGGTTTGCCCGAGCACGTCCAGACCGCCCTCCGTGGTCAGTTCCTGGCGTTTTTCCGGAACCAGGGTCACGCAATCGGGGCGCACGCGCAGGGCAATCGCGAGCATCTCCTCGGTGGCGGCCATTTCCAGATTGAGGCGGGTCTGCACCGTGCGGCGCAACACATCCACGTCACGTTCCTGGATATGGCGGCGATCCTCGCGCAAATGCACGGTGATCCCCTTGGCGCCGGCCAGTTCCGCCAGAGCGGCGGCGATTACGGGGTCGGGCTCCGTCGTTCCGCGCGCCTGACGCACGGTTGCCACATGATCGACATTGACTCCCAGTCGCGGCATCATCCCTTCACCTTCTTTCTCTCGCCCAGATGGCGGTCGATTTCCTCGGCGATCTGATGGGCCAGCTCGGTAATCTGGTACTTGTCCTGCCCTTCGAGCATGATGCGCAGCAGCGGTTCGGTACCCGAATAGCGGATCAGCACCCGTCCCGTGTCACCAAGCTTTTCGTGAGCATGATCGATGACCCGGCGGATGTCGGCGATCTCCTCGATCTCCCGACGCTCGGCCACCCGCACATTCACCAGAACCTGGGGCAGGGACACCATGACCTGGGCCAGTTCGGAGAGCGGCTTGCCGCTGCGCTGCATGATGGCCAACACCTGCAGCGCCGAAACCATGCCGTCGCCGGTGGTGTTGTGATCGAGAAAGATCAGGTGCCCGGACTGCTCGCCGCCCAGGTTGTAGCCGCCCTTGCGCATCTCCTCCACCACGTAGCGATCGCCCACGGCGGTCTTGACCACCTGTCCGCCGGCCTTTCGCACGGCGATATCCAGCCCCAAATTGCTCATCACCGTGGCGACCAGCGTGTCGTGAGCCAGCCGTTTTTCCTTGAGCATCGTGGTGGCGCAGATGGCCATGATGTGATCGCCGTCCACCTCGTTGCCGAATTCGTCGGTGAAGATGACCCGGTCGGCATCGCCGTCCAGGGCGATCCCCAAATGGGCGCGGTGTTCCTTGACCGCCTCGGCGATGACCTCGGGATGCAGGGAGCCGCACCCCGCGTTGATATTGGTGCCGTTGGGATCGACGCCCAGGGGAATGACCTCGGCGCCCAGTTCGCGCAGCACCGCCGGCGCCACCTTGTAGGCGGCGCCGTTGGCGCAGTCGAGGACGATCTTGAGCCCCTTGAGGTCCAGATCGCGCGGAAAACTGTTCTTGAGAAACACGATGTAGCGGCCCACGGCGTCATCGATGCGAAAAGCCTTGCCGACCTCCGAGGCCACGGGTCGCAGGGAATCGATCTTGCCGCTGAAGATCAGATCCTCCATCTTGAGTTCCAGCTCATCGGGCAATTTGAACCCGTCGGCGGAAAAAAACTTGATGCCGTTGTCCTGGTAGGGATTGTGGGATGCCGAGATCACCACTCCGGCGTCGGCGCGCATGGAGGCGGTGATGAAGGCGATGCCGGGCGTCGGCAGGGGACCGACCAGCAGCACATCGACGCCCATGGAGCAGATGCCCGCGGAGAGCGCGTTCTCGATCATGTAGCCCGACAGGCGGGTGTCCTTGCCGATGACGATGCGGTGACGCCGATTGCCGTCGCGAAAAATATAGGCCGCGGCCCGGCCGAGCTGCATGGCGGTTTCCGTCGTCATGGGGGGGATATTGGCCACCCCACGCACCCCGTCGGTGCCGAAAAGCTTTTTGGTCATTGCTGGGACTCCTCAGCGTTCTCTGTTGCGCGCCGCTCCTCGGCCGCCGGCGGTTCCGGCGGTGGCGGCGGCGGAAGAATTTTCACCTGAACCTCGACGGTCTGCTCGGTCTTGAGCCGCGAATAGCGTCCCTCAAAGCGCAAGGGAACCATGAGGGTGAAACTTTCGCGCACCCCGCCGATCTCGACCGGCTGGGTCGGGACCTCCGCGATATCCTTGATTTCGCCCTCGGCGCCCTCGATAAGCACACGATCCGGCGAAACCTTGAAATCACTGAGCTGATGGCCCTCGGCCAACTCCCCGGAAAACACGACGCGCACCGGCACGCTTTTCTCGCCGATGCGATCGAGGCGCACATCGACGAAGGAGGGCGAGATACGCGTGACCTTAAGGCCGCTGGGAATGTTCAAACGCTCTTCCAGGCGCTTGAAGGAGGTCAGTCCCGGCTTGAGGTCGGTCAGATCCACGGAAAAGCGGATATCCCCGGCGCTCAAATTCATGAGCAGGGTACGCGGTCCTGTCAGGCGGATATCCACCAGATTGGGCACCTCGTTAGCGATGATCATCCCCTCGGGGCGATTGAGATACTCGATGGGCACGGAAAAGCCGACCTCGACCTGGCGCTCGCCGATCACGAAAAACCACAGGACCAGGGCAAACACCAGGGAGACCAGCTTGAGAATCCAGTTTTCCGTCAAAGACTTGAGCATGGCGCTACTTCTTCCTGCCGGCGGTGCGGGTTTCCAGCAGACGCTTGAGAACCCGCTTGAGCGAGGTCGAATCCAGATCACGCGTCAGACGGCCACCGACCACGATGGAGATTTTTCCGGTTTCCTCGGAGACGACGATGGCCACCGCGTCGACCAGTTCAGTGAGGCCGATGGCGGCGCGATGCCTGGTGCCCAGGGCCTTGCTGACATCCGGATTCTGGGTCAGGGGAAGAAAGCAGCCCGCCTGCTTGAGCCGTCCCTGCTGAACGACCACGGCCCCGTCGTGAATCGGTGAATAGGGCAGAAAAATGCTCACCAGCAAATCGCTGGAGACCCGCGCGTCGATCTCGGTGCCGACTTCCAGAAAATCCTTGAGGCCGGTTTCGCGCTCGATGACGATCAGCGCGCCGATACGCCGGTTGGCCATGATCATGCAGGCCTTGACCAACTCATCGATCACCTCGGTTTCCTCGCGATAGGACAGGCCCGCGAAAAAAGGGTTGCGGCCGACGTGCATCAGGGCGCGGCGGATATCATTCTGAAAGATGACGATGATGACGAGAATGATGGAGGAGAGGAAATTGTCGAGCAGCCAGTGCAGGGTATAGAGCCCGCCCACCTGGGAGGCCACGTAGACGATGAGAATCACCGCCAGGCCCAGCAGCATCTGGACGGCGCGGGTACCCTTGATGAGCAGAATGATGCGATAGATGATAAAGGCGACCAGCCCGATATCCAGAAGATCGAGCCAGCGGATGTTTTTCAGTACCTCGAAGAATCCATCCATGACAGGGTCGCCGCCGAAACATTCATTGAGGGGAGGAATAGGGATGCACGGCGAAGGCGGTCAAGGCCGCCTCGCGCGCCGGGCCCACGTCATGCACCCGAAAAATCGCCACACCGGCCGCCACACCCAGTGCCACGGTCGCCAAGGTGCCGTAGAGGCGCGCCCGCGGATCAGGCTGCTCAAGAAGGGTGCCGATGAAACTTTTGCGCGAGGTGCCCAACAGCAACGGCCGCCCCAGGGAGTGAAATTCCCGCAACCGCCGCAGGATTTCAAGATTTCCGGCCAGGCTTTTGCCGAAACCGATGCCGGGATCCAGAGCGATTCGATCGGGACGAACACCCGCCGCGTGGGCCAGATCCATGCTCTTTTGCAGAGAAGCGCCGACCTCGGCGATCAAATCCTGATAGTGGGTGTTTTCCTGCATGTGTTCGGGACGCCCGCGGGTGTGCATGAGAAAGAGCCCGGCGCCGCTCTCCGCGGCCGCTCGCGCCATTTCCGCATCAAAAGACAGTCCGCTGACATCGTTGATGAATTCGGCGCCCGCCGCCACTGCGGCGCGTGCCACCGCGGCCTTGGTCGTATCAATGGAAATAGGCACTTGGATCGCGCGCGCCAACCGCGCGATGACCGGCAACACGCGCGCCAGTTCCTCGTCGGCGCCGACGCCGGGCGCGCCGGGGCGCGTGCTTTCCCCGCCGACATCGATCAGATCGGCACCCTCGGCAACCATGAGACGCGCCCGTTCAAGCGCCGCCTCGGGATCAAGAAAGCGTCCGCCGTCGGAGAAGGAGTCGGGAGTGACGTTGAGAATCCCCATGATGCGGGGACGGTCCAGTTCAAGGCGGCAGGAACGCCCGGCCAGATAGCGCAAGGCTCAGCGTCCCTCGCGTTGATCCTGTTCGCTCAGGCAACCGACGGCGGAGGGCGCGATGGTTTCGCCCGGCACGGT includes these proteins:
- the acpS gene encoding holo-ACP synthase is translated as MAVVGLGTDLAQVSRFRRLLAGDKAVVLERIFTEQERAYALAKKDPAPHLAARFAAKEAFLKALGLGLRGGITWQDMDVVRDELGKPSLRLTGKAHELCRERAVAAIHLSYSHDGDYAQAVVLLEAS
- the lpdA gene encoding dihydrolipoyl dehydrogenase, with the translated sequence MNEYDIAVVGAGPGGYVAALRAAQRGACVCLIEAGQVGGTCLNRGCIPTKALYSTALLLRRIHGAAAHGIQVDPPRFDFAKAVARKDEVVQKLVGGIEQLLRAQGVDVYRGQASLAGEGRLRIRRPEVTAHLRAKNIILATGSRSVRPQAFPVDGKNVLTSREILAIKELPASLLVIGGGYIGCEFASIFAAFGTRVTVVEQLPTLLARTDRHAVREVEKAFKEAGVSVRAATAVESLKVTDGLVRVGLSDGEELEVEKVLVAVGRVPNSAGLGLEQAGVRSDDKGAILVDEGMRTSQPGIFAIGDVTNIIQLAHVASYQAGIAVTNAMGGDAKADYRVVPSAIFTLPEIGQVGLTEEDAKEQGIAVKIGRFAYQASGKALCDGETQGLVKILAAADDDRILGASCVGEEASTLVAEAAAAMQAGMTAQALGRTIHAHPTLPEMLMEAAEDVHGLAVHKAGRRRDR
- the glmM gene encoding phosphoglucosamine mutase, yielding MTKKLFGTDGVRGVANIPPMTTETAMQLGRAAAYIFRDGNRRHRIVIGKDTRLSGYMIENALSAGICSMGVDVLLVGPLPTPGIAFITASMRADAGVVISASHNPYQDNGIKFFSADGFKLPDELELKMEDLIFSGKIDSLRPVASEVGKAFRIDDAVGRYIVFLKNSFPRDLDLKGLKIVLDCANGAAYKVAPAVLRELGAEVIPLGVDPNGTNINAGCGSLHPEVIAEAVKEHRAHLGIALDGDADRVIFTDEFGNEVDGDHIMAICATTMLKEKRLAHDTLVATVMSNLGLDIAVRKAGGQVVKTAVGDRYVVEEMRKGGYNLGGEQSGHLIFLDHNTTGDGMVSALQVLAIMQRSGKPLSELAQVMVSLPQVLVNVRVAERREIEEIADIRRVIDHAHEKLGDTGRVLIRYSGTEPLLRIMLEGQDKYQITELAHQIAEEIDRHLGERKKVKG
- a CDS encoding CBS domain-containing protein, with amino-acid sequence MLTAKDIMTRDVISVTPDTGVEELARLFVEKNISAMPVVTEGGKLFGIVTETDLVAQDRPLHIPTVIAIFDWVIYLQSQKDFKAEVEKITAQKVAEICTTEVVSCTPETSVPDIALLMTENKAHLIPVVQEDKVVGVVARLDIIRAMGR
- a CDS encoding CdaR family protein, yielding MLKSLTENWILKLVSLVFALVLWFFVIGERQVEVGFSVPIEYLNRPEGMIIANEVPNLVDIRLTGPRTLLMNLSAGDIRFSVDLTDLKPGLTSFKRLEERLNIPSGLKVTRISPSFVDVRLDRIGEKSVPVRVVFSGELAEGHQLSDFKVSPDRVLIEGAEGEIKDIAEVPTQPVEIGGVRESFTLMVPLRFEGRYSRLKTEQTVEVQVKILPPPPPPEPPAAEERRATENAEESQQ
- a CDS encoding NAD(P)H-hydrate dehydratase — encoded protein: MKVLSAGQMRELDRRTIDDIGLPGAVLMENAGRGATRLLIERYGDLFPGPALVLAGKGNNGGDGFVMARCLLEQGWQVRTLVLTERGAVGGDARLHLEVLLRLDASVIFAPDAATLNTALDACRDQRLIVDALFGTGLSAEVGGHYAQAVAWLNTQGLPVVAVDIPSGIDADNGRVLGCAARADLTLTFARAKIGHLVFPGAAYVGRLETVDIGIAPALIREVRPSCYWVDAEEARALLPPRPVEGHKGTFGHLLVIAGSPGKSGAAAMTADGAVRAGAGLVTLGCPAGIHDILEIKVTEPMTLALPEVDGALSLQALEPILAVARDKQALALGPGLGQAEETQALVRRLVRDCSLPLVIDADGLNALAGHLDVLAGAAPAARVLTPHPGEMARLAGVSIAAVQHDRVAFAREFAERFGVVLVLKGARTLTAAPDGRVYINSSGNPGMASGGMGDVLTGLIGGFLAQGMEAAAAAALAVFLHGHAADRLARRLGTSGLAATDLLRELPAARHELLSRSQPCSQPRIS
- the cdaA gene encoding diadenylate cyclase CdaA, yielding MDGFFEVLKNIRWLDLLDIGLVAFIIYRIILLIKGTRAVQMLLGLAVILIVYVASQVGGLYTLHWLLDNFLSSIILVIIVIFQNDIRRALMHVGRNPFFAGLSYREETEVIDELVKACMIMANRRIGALIVIERETGLKDFLEVGTEIDARVSSDLLVSIFLPYSPIHDGAVVVQQGRLKQAGCFLPLTQNPDVSKALGTRHRAAIGLTELVDAVAIVVSEETGKISIVVGGRLTRDLDSTSLKRVLKRLLETRTAGRKK
- the folP gene encoding dihydropteroate synthase, giving the protein MRYLAGRSCRLELDRPRIMGILNVTPDSFSDGGRFLDPEAALERARLMVAEGADLIDVGGESTRPGAPGVGADEELARVLPVIARLARAIQVPISIDTTKAAVARAAVAAGAEFINDVSGLSFDAEMARAAAESGAGLFLMHTRGRPEHMQENTHYQDLIAEVGASLQKSMDLAHAAGVRPDRIALDPGIGFGKSLAGNLEILRRLREFHSLGRPLLLGTSRKSFIGTLLEQPDPRARLYGTLATVALGVAAGVAIFRVHDVGPAREAALTAFAVHPYSSPQ
- a CDS encoding pyridoxine 5'-phosphate synthase, which translates into the protein MPRLGVNVDHVATVRQARGTTEPDPVIAAALAELAGAKGITVHLREDRRHIQERDVDVLRRTVQTRLNLEMAATEEMLAIALRVRPDCVTLVPEKRQELTTEGGLDVLGQTALLTAVVGRLRDAGIFVSLFVDPDLAQIGAARKTGTDAIEIHTGLYCEAKSPQKQAGELVKIEQAVRIGQQLELAVHAGHGLNYHNVRPVVALGGIEEFNIGHSIVSRAVLVGMERAVREMVTLIEGC
- the tsaE gene encoding tRNA (adenosine(37)-N6)-threonylcarbamoyltransferase complex ATPase subunit type 1 TsaE is translated as MKPVDLHIISASPEQTRAFGRLLGSLLREPLLIWLAGDLGAGKTCLTQGLAQGLGVAADEPVTSPSYTLMNQYRGRLPLYHFDLYRLNRPEDLEDLDFSSYLDADGITVVEWADRFGEQQGAGLKIRLTTLDENCRRIELQPGDASQADLAERLLALWRRENAS